One segment of Nostoc flagelliforme CCNUN1 DNA contains the following:
- a CDS encoding bluetail domain-containing putative surface protein has product MYNANGQLISTTTEENIPSKTLNGGKCADTLTGGAGNDQISGKSGNDQLLGLAGNDKLVGDYGADILNGGAGRDTLTGGYGADKLVFNSLSDSLLSGFDKITDLKIGEDKIDGLYAVSAANLVQLGTVGSLNLSDIQAVLSTTAFVAKGAATFILGTGNHQRTFLALNDNIQGFSGLTDAVIEISGYKGNLNNLAVV; this is encoded by the coding sequence TTGTATAATGCCAATGGTCAACTAATTAGCACCACCACAGAGGAAAATATTCCCAGTAAAACTTTAAACGGTGGCAAATGTGCAGACACACTCACTGGTGGGGCTGGTAATGATCAAATTTCTGGTAAAAGCGGCAACGATCAACTGTTGGGATTAGCCGGAAATGACAAATTAGTTGGTGATTACGGTGCTGACATCCTCAACGGTGGCGCTGGGCGTGATACCCTTACAGGCGGTTATGGCGCTGACAAGTTGGTGTTCAACAGCTTGAGTGATTCGTTGTTGTCTGGCTTTGATAAAATTACTGATCTGAAAATCGGTGAAGATAAAATTGATGGGCTGTATGCAGTTTCAGCCGCCAATTTGGTTCAACTGGGCACTGTTGGGAGTTTGAACTTGTCAGATATCCAAGCTGTATTGAGCACCACTGCTTTTGTAGCTAAAGGTGCGGCAACTTTTATCTTGGGTACAGGCAATCATCAACGGACTTTTCTAGCACTCAATGATAATATTCAGGGATTTTCTGGACTCACGGATGCGGTGATTGAGATTAGTGGCTACAAGGGGAACTTAAATAATTTAGCTGTTGTCTAA